The genomic window ATATTTCAATTCAAGAGCTTGAGACTTCCAAATCAGCACAAGTCAAAATCACAGATCTAAATAATGAACTAACTGATAGAACATATGAGATGGAAAACCTTGAGGTGAACTTATCAAGTAAAGAAAAAGAGATTGAGGTTCTTCAGAAGCTCCTGAGTGAGTTGGAAGCCAAGGTTTATCATCTTGAACAAGAGAAACTTCAACTAGAGGAACACATGGAGGACAggttaaaagaaaaaacacatgAAATGAAGCACAGCAGATCAGATATAGAACATGAAAATGGACAATTGTTGACGCGGGTTTCTGTTTTAGAAAGTCAAGTGAGAGGTTTGACAAACGAACAAGAGTCCCAATTATCAGAACTAGAGAATGCTAGAAATAATGCTTCAAGGCTTCAAGAGAAGGTTATGGAGATGCAGTCTGAGATGGATTCTTCCATTGAAGATTTGGAACAAAAACTAAATGCGACACAATTTCATTGGTCAGAAGCACAAGAAGAATGTGAATATCTCAGAGGAGAAAATCAGCAGTTACAAATTACCATTGAAAATCTTGAAGAAGAATGCAATTCATTTGAGAAGCTAAATGGATATTTGAGTCAGCAAAAGTTGGATTTAGAGGAGCGTTGCTCCCTTGTGGGAGCCAGGTTAAGGGAATCAGGCAAAAGATTTGCTGATTTCTGTGGAAGAGTAGGATTGCTAGAAAATAAATATGCTTTAATGATGGAAGATATTGCATCAaaagaaatgaatttaaattCAGATATGGATGGTATTTTGGATGAAAATAGGAAACATATGGATCAGGGTCAAAGCTTATTGAATCAGATTCAAATGGAGAAGATGGTAGAAATTCAGAACCTTAAACTAGAAGTAGAGAATCTCAGCCTGAAACTTTCAGCAGCCTATGATGAAAAGGAGAGAATAGCTTCCAATGCTTTGCTTGAAGTATCCACATTACGTGATGAAAAAGCCAAACTGGAATCTGCTTTTGGAGAAGCTCAATCTAAAGTGATTTTGTCCAAGACTGAGATTAATATGATGCAGAGTGAATATGAACAGAAGTTGAAAGACATAACAACTGAACTGATGGCTGAACATGAAAAATTGTCAGAGCTGGTGGAGGACTACAAATCAAGAGAACTGAAACTCAAAAGCACTATAAGTTCCCTTGAATCAAAACTCACAGTCACTGAATATGGAAGACAGCAATACATGGAAGAATACGGCAATTTGAAGGTTCAGTTGCAGCAGACATGTGAACTTGAAAATGAGATTATGGCTCTCAAGAGTGAGCTCAACGCTTCCAATACTGAGAAAGAGAGACTGGAAGCCTCATTATGCTTGAAATCTGAACTATGTGAAGATCTGAAGGCAGAGAATACATCATTTGAACGAAAGATATCAAGCTTGGAGAAGGATGCATCAGAATTGGAGCATTGCAAGAGAACTAAAGCATCCCTTGAAGAAAGGCTTACACAGTTGAAAAATGAATTGATTGCAAGAGACACAAGATGTGTCCAGGAAAAATCTGATCTTCAGAAAAAAGCTCAAGCCCTTGAAGAAGAATTGAAACTGATTAAGGAACAAAAGCGAAATCATGTTTCGAAGCTAAACAGGAAACCTGTTAACGATGATCAGAAGGCCTCAAAAGTTAGTCTCTTTTTCATAAGTTACATGATATCATTGTGATGACACGACTAacaattttatttctttgatttaGCTTAATTCTATGGTTAAGAATACCAATCAAGTTCGTGGCAATAGAAAAAAGCCATCTTTAAAGAATGACAGAGAAATCCTGAAAGATCAACAGGACCCTTATTACAGCAGGAAACATCAGAATGAGGTGATGTGTtgaatttttcttaattttattttacctCCTTTTCAAATGTTACCAAGTATATTTTATGGTTTCAATTGTGTGGCCCAAAGAGATCATGTCAAATAATTGCAATCTCGCTGAAAGTTAAATGTTTCTGTTTGTCTCTCCTTTTTCTTCATAGGTGGAAAGTGAGCATGGACTTCTTGATGAAAATGTTCATGTGATTGAAGTTGATTCAGTATCAAAGGCTCAATTGCTTGAAAATGAAGTAGAAAAGGCAAAAGAAGCCAATGACATATATGAAGTTCAACTCAACAGGTCAGAGGAACACATTATGACTTCTTATTCTGTTTATCCTATTCTTTTATTTAGAAATTTGCAGACAATAACAAAACCCTTTATCCACAAGGTGGGTTATTTAGAATTactttaacaaaaaatatttccGATGTCTTGAAAGAAAGGATGTTTGAAATTGGAACATATTCATACGTTGGTAGTTGTACAAATTAGGGATAATATATGAGTATGGAATTGTGCTTTAGGGAAACTGATATAAAATCTGTCCAGAATGTTATGGTTAAGCCATATTAGGCTATGGGGTACTTTGCTCGCAGCGATCGTTATCAGGTAAAAAACCATGTAAAAGTTCGAAAAGTAAAAGAAACATTGAATTACAAAAGGCGATGCCAAATTTGTTATTAATTATGTCTTAGTATGGTTTTCTACTGTCCCAAAAGGAACTTTTTAGAGCCTTAAGAGTGGAGTTtcggaaaggaaaaaaaaactgcGATCTCAAATCTCATTCTTACCTCAATGTCCAAGATCAGTCTACCAAATAATGTCTAGTTCCtccataaaattaaatgattgtGTTTTGATATACAATTATAAGATCTGGTTTTCACTTGGTTCATTTGGTTGTTAGTGAGGcttgtgttttattttctttagcAATTGGTGGGATTTAGAACCAAGTTGGATACAGTCGAAATACACATGCATAATtcatttagggatatcagaatATAGGTACATTGTTCAAAGAAGTTGTGGTTACTCTGCTGCTAACTATTTGAAGCCAATTTTAAGGCAGCAAGGTATATCCGTTTTATACGGTTTAGGTCAGCCTATAAATCAGGATTGCAGGCATTTGAAACATAGGGAAATAGCCTGCTCAAGTAATTTGTATTATACCTTTGATTTTAGGTCATGCTCACTCATGCCTTATTGATCTATTTAGCCATTTGTGTTATAAATTTCCTTGTATTTTCATCCTATAGGTCATCACCTCAAGGACGAAACAACCAGGCAAGTGGCCCAGTTAAATCGATGGCTGAAGAAGAACTAGTGACGAAAGAAAAGTTTGAACGTACAAAATCAAAACTAGAGGAAGAGTTGACAGATATTCAGGACCGCTACTTCCACATGAGCCTTAAATATGCAGAGGTAGAAGCTCAGCGTGAAGAACTTGTAATGCAACTCAGGGTTGCTAAGAGCAAAAAAGGATGGCTCTCGTAGAACTATGACCATTATCATTTTTTATCCTTACAAATCTCAGGTGCACTATACCATGAATTTGAAGTGTCACAAAGTTTTCAATCTGTTATAGCCTTATAGGATGTATAGTAGTAGTATACTTAATTTTGAAAAGGATCATTGGTTTGGAGTGAAATAATGAAACCATAACGGTCGTTGTAAATATCAGAAATTTTGAAATTAGAAT from Trifolium pratense cultivar HEN17-A07 linkage group LG1, ARS_RC_1.1, whole genome shotgun sequence includes these protein-coding regions:
- the LOC123907411 gene encoding putative leucine-rich repeat-containing protein DDB_G0290503, producing the protein MFKLHKHRSQKSGDKIEFRISHLKALQVPKGWDKLFVSVVSVENGKTIAKSSKVAVRNGSCQWSDTFSQSVCVSRDNSSKEIDDCLLKLIVSMGSLRSGILGEVTVSMTSYVSSDAAVPLSIPLNKCNHGTVLNVTVQCLTPRKKPRDQESRETNSHLKGMNENNDELNLKSNESDCSYVQSVESNSVGDVDSTLSTGEVETMATSLSGSVSNYSYNSAEDSIGRGNISPCISDRQSPTNGQGSTSSQKSVSNYDYPVNNSSQSNRSSFNCQNMQDIGASSAKMTNGSTNSVEAAEDTSEELRAEAKMWEMNARKLLGDLEMLRTEFSDQSKKLAGLEMDLSTAYVERDSLKKEVDHLTLPSGDPIVRQKTLEDSISQGECIPEIENALKDELKFQKESNSNLSLQLKKSQEANVELVSVLQELEETIEQQKLEIENLSSLPSKLSALEKSLQISEEGNRIFMQQIEQLEESNKNLLAKVQNLEEKLEDKMQDIEYAKISNNKTLSDIEMEYERKLSSKEEEISILKARLLESVPETCNAETASKNIGDADLLEQMETLKEKVQELEMDCNELTNENLELLFKLKEAKTNSKDGCTSKDLLSDMLNDQSFLSFESESSNNLFRIFHSEDILPEESAKKINNDGHISIQELETSKSAQVKITDLNNELTDRTYEMENLEVNLSSKEKEIEVLQKLLSELEAKVYHLEQEKLQLEEHMEDRLKEKTHEMKHSRSDIEHENGQLLTRVSVLESQVRGLTNEQESQLSELENARNNASRLQEKVMEMQSEMDSSIEDLEQKLNATQFHWSEAQEECEYLRGENQQLQITIENLEEECNSFEKLNGYLSQQKLDLEERCSLVGARLRESGKRFADFCGRVGLLENKYALMMEDIASKEMNLNSDMDGILDENRKHMDQGQSLLNQIQMEKMVEIQNLKLEVENLSLKLSAAYDEKERIASNALLEVSTLRDEKAKLESAFGEAQSKVILSKTEINMMQSEYEQKLKDITTELMAEHEKLSELVEDYKSRELKLKSTISSLESKLTVTEYGRQQYMEEYGNLKVQLQQTCELENEIMALKSELNASNTEKERLEASLCLKSELCEDLKAENTSFERKISSLEKDASELEHCKRTKASLEERLTQLKNELIARDTRCVQEKSDLQKKAQALEEELKLIKEQKRNHVSKLNRKPVNDDQKASKLNSMVKNTNQVRGNRKKPSLKNDREILKDQQDPYYSRKHQNEVESEHGLLDENVHVIEVDSVSKAQLLENEVEKAKEANDIYEVQLNRSSPQGRNNQASGPVKSMAEEELVTKEKFERTKSKLEEELTDIQDRYFHMSLKYAEVEAQREELVMQLRVAKSKKGWLS